In the genome of Saccharomyces paradoxus chromosome VI, complete sequence, the window CAATTGTACTATTGTTTTAAATGAACCCTTCACTAAAGCAGTTCTAACGAAGGGTTCGCTGAGAAACATTATTTGTTGTGATTCTGATTTTTCGCTAGCTTCTAGCTGTTGAGACTGTGGTGTACTAGATGATAATTGTTGTGATTGCGGCGTAGACTTTTGTGCGGGGAAACTTGTTTGGGAATGCCTCTTAGGTGAATGATGTTTATTCCTTAACGATAGTCTGGAATTGCTACTATGGGGGCTCGAATAAATGGTGTTCATTGCTGGCGGCTGAGCAACATTAAGTGGctgatttttatttttctttgagttCCTTCCGAATGCTCTATTTTGCGAAGTATACGTGTAGAATCAAATGTGTTTGATTCAGTGTGGTTGGTTGGTTAGTAAAATGATAACGTAGgcttggaagaaaattgaacGTCAACAGCGGGAACATACTTGAAGTTGAAGAACGACATGGTGTGCTGATATATGCTTGGTTGGTTTGGGGAATTGGGGCGGTTGCCTTTCTTGGTGTTTCTGATGATCTTCGTGTTTCAAAAGctgaaatatttctttttctcttctatTTTTCACTAATTTTCGTGAAGTGACATTTttgcaaaaagaaaataaaatacgTAAATCAAAAGAGCGACAAAAGACAATGATATTAAGGGTAGTGATTTATAGGACGAATAGCTTTTTATAAATGAATATACATGTTAGAGTCTATTTAATCCTcgttctcttcttcttcgtcagCATCTTCAGGAGTAACTTGATAGAAGACCAATTTATATTGGTTCTGCCTTATAGAGATGAATCTGATCCAGTCTCTTAACtgattcttcttcaaatacTTCTTGGTTAGATATTTCAAGTATTTACCAGAAAATTTGGCAGTGGACACCACAGTGACTAAAGAACCATCTTCAGTAACTTCAATGGCGTTCCCTAGGTTTCCTACGCTACCATCCACCTTAATATGGTCGATTAAGTACTTGGAGTATGAAGCCGGATCAAAGACCCCGTTTTCAGTTGGAGAGGAAACGTCAACGGTTAAGGTCTTGATAACTTTTTGCTTTCTAGAAGTCTATTACAGCTTTATGTTAGTATTCAACAACTGGGATTAGGTTATCCTTCTCGCCTTGACGAGGAAAAAATGTCTAGCCTACTGCTATTAACAATCACTTCATATAGCTTCAGAAGGCGCATTGCCTCAGCCAAAGCCATAAGGGGgtgaatttttaaaatacAGAATAGCTGAATACATAAAAATGTAATTTCGAAATGGAAACCACTAGGTCGCTGTAAAGGCGGGACTGTTAAATTAACTGCAGGAATAGACaaactttttaaaagtACAATTTTCTCtcatattttccaattgtaACAGAGGAACGGGAACTAACGTACGTTTGGAGCCATTGtgctt includes:
- the RPL22B gene encoding 60S ribosomal protein eL22 (similar to YFL034C), whose product is MAPNTSRKQKVIKTLTVDVSSPTENGVFDPASYSKYLIDHIKVDGSVGNLGNAIEVTEDGSLVTVVSTAKFSGKYLKYLTKKYLKKNQLRDWIRFISIRQNQYKLVFYQVTPEDADEEEENED